The genomic region GCCATCAGGTAATCATGCACAGCATGTCCATTCTCGTGAGCAAGCGTGTAGAGGTTCCCCATCCGTTTGTTATAACTGAGTAGAATGTACGCACTTTTGCCTGCGAGCCAAGAAGCACAGAAGGCACCTGATCGCTTACCTTCCCTCACTTCAGCATCGATATGCCGGTTCTCAAACATTTCATCTACCCAGGACCCAATCTGCTCGTCGAAAGAGCTGTAGGCCCCAACAACTTCATTGCGCGCTTCTTGCCAGGAGTATTCCTTCTCGGGCGCGTCTGGCAACGGTGCGACGATATCCCAGTTGCCAAGTTTGTCGAGCCCCATGATTTTCGCTTTGAGTCGTAGGTATCTCCGGTAGATGTCCACACTGTTTTCTATCGTGTCCATAAGGGAGTCAACAGCTTCTTTCTCTATGTCATTAGCAATGAGGCTCTGCGTCATTGGCGAAGGATAGTCACGGATGTCGCACATCTCAAGATGATCAGAACATACTGCACGAATTGCACTGGCCCAAATGATTTCATCTTCGCCCAGATTGTCATAGACGATTTGGTTGGCTTGTTTCCTCAGATCACGGTCTGGATCTTCATAGAGCCCAATTATCTCGCCGTAGGACATGGTGTTCTTTTCGCCATCAACTTCGATTTCGAATTTTCGAGTGGATAGCCAGTCGCCCTGCAATTGCTGCCATGCATCGATACCGTTCTTATCCTTCGTGATGATGAGCTGCTCTTTCTCCTCGGAGAGCATGTATGGTACTTCACGCTTAATCTTCTCGAGATAATGCTGATACTCTGATACCTCGGGTGCATTTACGATATCAGGATTCTTGCTCAGCAGCTTGCCAAGCTCAATATCCTTGAATGCGAGGGCTTGCCTGAACTTCATTCTGGCCCTTCGAGCAGCATCATTGAGCTGTTTCGATATCGCATCTGTAGAATCAGCAGCATACCGCAAACTGGCGAACATGCCTGGCCCTTCATGCTTCAGGACCAATTCATCGTACTTTTCGAGCATTTCAACCAGTTCTTGGGCATTCATATCTTCGATTTTTCCGCGGTACTTGTCACGGAATGCTTCTGCGTCTGAGACTGCTTTCTTCAGTTGTTTCTCAATCTTCCCAGGCCAATCTGGTTCCTCTTGGAGACCTTCAACTTGGATTTCAGTTGGCTCCAGTAACTGAAAAAGATCCCAAATCATCTCTTCTTTGGACATGGCAATTCGCCATTTTCAGGTTCAGGCTACATCTCTTATGAAGCCATCGAAAGGTTGTACTTGCCGCATTGTGGATGTTCTCACTCTGATGCATTTCTCTCGGACTCTCCCCTGTATTTGCTCTCCTCGAAAGAGAGAAAGATGAGGACAAAACACATCGAGATTCCAACCCCAACCACAACGATGTTTACAATTGTTCCAAATGCACGGCTGGGTTCAGACAATAGCAGTTGAACTTGCCAGTATGCAAGTACAAGAAGTAAGCAAATACAGAGCAACCAAAACACAGGCCCACGATCCATAAGCCACTTTCTAAGATCAAATCCGAAGACACGGGGCGCTACCAGCCGGAAGAACATGTACAAGAAAAAAGTGACTGCAGTGATTACAAATAACAGGATTGCATCCATTCCATCACAGCGTTCATAGAGTCTCCCTGCCATTTTATTAGCATATCGTACAATCTCACTCCAATGCGATATGTTCTCTAATCTTCTTCCAGGAGTGTTTTCTTTCGTCTGGGTTTCTGGCTTCTTCTGAACAGGACAATCGCAACTGCAATTAGAATCGTAGAAGCAGCCGCAACCGCTATACCGACTAGTGATTGAATTGACTGAATGCCTCGCCCGATTTCAAATGGACCAACAAGCGTTTCAGAGGAGAATGCATGAAAAGAAAACACTCCGCTCTCATTTCTATATGCTCCATGAACAGCCAAGCTGAAGTATGATTCTTTGCCACTCTGACTTCCAGTCATTCTGAATATGTGACTCATTTCAGCACTTGAAGAACCAGTTGCAATAGGTGAAACCTCATAATCGCGTATTGCAGCCAAAACAAGATCTGTTGAATCCACCTCTGAGGTATGAACGAACAAGGCAACCCGTGTGATATTGACTTCACTGATGTTTTCTTGGAACGGTGTTACTTCGATACTAACATTGACTGTTTCATTGAAGGGTGTGACCCATGGTGTATCTGCTTCTATGCTCACAGCCACACTCACTCCATCATCTGAATACGTAACTGGGTCGAATTGCGTTGCAGGCATGAGCAACAGATACCCTGTCACGGCCAACCAGAGGAACACCGATAATTTTCTCACTTTGCATCACCTACAATATCATCTATTTTGTAACGATGTCGTTGAGCCAATCCAGAACTTGTGAGTAGGCGTCGATTCGATTCTTGAGTTTAGACAAACCATGCCCTTCATCGGGATACCGCAGGAGCTCAACTGGAATTCCCTTGGCTTTGACCTCTTCGTAGATTTGAATAGACTCAGACAGCGGAACGCGCTCATCATTCTCTCCCTGAATTATGAAAAGCGGGCATTCGATTTTGTCGACCTTGTGTATTGGAGAGATCTGCTCTAGTATCTCTCTATCGTCTTCGAGACTTCCGTATTCTGCCTCTCTAAGGCTTCTCCTCCAATCTGCAGTGTTCTCCAAGAAGGTCACAAAGTTGCTTATTCCAACGATGTCCACCGCAGCAGTCCACAAATCCGGGTATTCAGTGATTGAAGAAAGCACTGCAAAACCTCCATAGCTCCCGCCATAGATTATCAATTTGTCACCGTTGATTGATTCCACATCGGTCTTGAGATGCGAAGCAAGTTGCTGGATGTCATGTGTAGAATCCAATCGCTTTTCCACGTTATCAAGATCCATGTATTTTCGACCATATCCAGTGCTACCCCTTATGTTAGGAGCAATCACCGCATATCCAGAAGACAGCATAAATTGTATAACGGGGCTGAAACCAGGTCGAATTTGAGATTCGGGACCACCGTGGATAACCAAAATCGCTGGCCATCCATTCTCAGGCATTTGACCTTCTGGGAGATATCGGAAATAAGGAACCGTCAGCGTATCGAAGCTTTCGTAATTTTCAAGTGATGCATCTACGAATGAATTGGGGTCGAGCCCGGCGGTATTGACATCAGTTGCTTTCCATGCAAGACGATCATCTAGTTCCACAACCCAGACATTGGTAGGCTTATTTGGTGCACTCAAGGTCAATGCAAGATAATCTCCATCGGGAGAAACGCTCAGCCCACTCAGGAACGACCGTGCATCTCCTGACTCCACGACTCCCTTCAATGGAGGATTTATTCGTTCTAGGTCCTCAATAGAACCATCTTTCTGGAACTTCCCGCGGTAGATCTCGCTGTAACCTTCCACATTTTCTGTGAAATACGTGAAAGGATCCCCGTTAGCATACGCAATTTCCTCTACTTCATGTTCAAGTGGAGGATCTGTGTCTTCTATAAGCTTGAATGTTCCATGTAGACTTAGAACCCCCAGACGTCTCTTGTCAGACTCCAAATCGCTCATGACCACGAGGGTATCAGAATCAATCCATCTGGCTGATTCCCAACGTACGCTTTTGCCCTTTGACAGCTCACCTGTCAGGCTACGTACAGTTTCCTCTTCGGTATCGAGGAGAAGCAGCTCTTGATCCACATTTCCACGATACTTATCCAGAATCACTTTCGAATCATCAGGTGAGGGAGTTCTGGGTATCACTATGCCTTCATCTGGCTTGAAAAGAAGCTCTGGTTCAGATGATGAGAGCGGAATCCTTCTTCTGTAGATATCCAACCGAGATTTGTCTTCAATGTTAGCAATGTAGTAGATGGCGTTTTCCGTTGCGTGAGCGAATTCATGCTTTGCCTCCAAATCATCTGAAATCCACTGCATATCATAGCCATCGATAAGCCCAAACTGAAAATTCTCATCACCGCCATAGTCTCTTGCAAACATCAGGGTTCCATCACTAAGATAGTGGGGGTCCGTACATCGATCATCTTCAAAGGTCAAACGAGTAGGCCATAGGGGTTTCCCGCGTGTAATATCCGCAGTATAGATTTGATAGAATCCAGGAGCATTGTATGCAAAAGCAATCCGCTTCTTGTCTGGGTGCCATACAGCACCACCAGCAGTCTCAACAGCAAGATACCGTTCGAAAGAGCTTCCAGAAGGCATGTCATGATAATTGTCTGAAAAGGGCTTTGAGTGTTGTGATTCTAGAAGTTTCGTTCCCGAAATGTCTCGATTTGTGATTTGACTTCACGCAACCCTTATTTCTCAGAATTGCATATACCTAACCGGAGATTGTGTGAAATGGGCGAAGGTGTTTCGGAAGGTAGGGGATTCTACATTTCTCCTCCGCGACTTGCAACCACAAACTTCGTAGTTCTTTTTCTCATAGCATTATTCAAGTCCGAACTGGTCCTCAGCATTTGGAGAATGGCTCTCTTTGTAATCGGCTTAGGCTTAACAGCTGCGTTCATCTATTCACTTTTCAAGACCTATCAGATTCCGCAGACTCGAATGGCCCCAGAAGAAGTTAATCTCTTGATTATGTATGGTCCCTTTGCCACCGTCAGACATCCCAACTTCACTGGCATCCTCCTGATGAATATCGCCTTTTTCTGCTTCTTTCCAACAATCTGGCTTCTTCCGTTCATTTTCCTGTTCTCTGTAGTATGGCATCATGAAGCCAAATATGAGGAATCAGTTCTTACCGAAAAGTTCGGCGAGAAATACAAGGAGTACATGGAACAAACGGGCATGTATCTTCCGAAACTAGAATAGACAATGCAAAAGCTTCAGGAAGTAATCTAAATCTGGTATAAACGGGGGCAGACCTATGTCCTCACAAAGGGTATATCGAAAAACTGCATACTTTACCTGAAAATTGAATTCTAAGGAGGGGTGATAACAATGCGATATGTAGGTCATGATCTCTGTCTTTCTCATCTTTCATTTCCCAGCAGAGAATCCGTGAAACAATTGATGGTTGGTTGGAAACTGAGGAGGAAAGCGATTACGAGCACGAGGAAAAGCATTCTCAAATATCATTTTGAGGAAATTATGGCTGAATTCATTGATGCAAACTAGAATAGCCTATGGCATTCTGACATGTATAGGAATTATTTACTTGGGACTATATACTGACTCTTAGTCATTGTCAGCTTTGGAAATTGTCACTATGTTTCTCGTTATTATTTTTGCAATTCGTCTATACCGCTTTTCGCCATTCCCAGACAAGGCAATCATCAAAATAGAGATTAGACGATCAGAATTAGAGCTTTCTTTGGATGCGTCAGACAATGATGTTGCTGAAAGAGATTTTGATTCCATCATAGAAACACTGGAAACCAATTTGTCAGATTCTGGATCCTTTTCCAGCTGAGATCCATCCCGCTTCTGAAGCCTTGGAAGGACTGGATTGTTTTCGACGGAGGAAATCTAGTAGAGAGGGCGCTACAATAGGAAGCTCTATCTTGTTGTCTATTTTCATGTCCTTCTACTGGTGGCAACGTTGAATCTACCTATAATCATCGTACACGGCGGAGCAGGAAAATGGAAAGATGAACGCATACCAGTTGGACTTGAAGAAGTCCAGAAAGCTGCGAAAGTCGGATTCAAAATCCTGCAGAACGGAGGTACGGCACTTGATGCAGCAGAGGGTTGTACAGTATACATGGAAAGCTGTGGAAATCTAAACGCAGGGATAGGAGCTCGGAAAACTATTGATGGAATCAGAGAACTCGATGCTATGATCATAGATGGATCAAAACTCGAATCAGGAGCAGTCATGGCGGTAAAAGGTGTGCGTCATCCCACACCACTTGCTAGATATGTTATGGAAGAAACCAAGTACAATCAAATAGCTGGTGAAGGAGCAAGGCTGCTTTACCAAGAGATGATCAGTAAGGGATATCGAGAAGAAAGCGAACCCGGATATCCTGAGCCAAAAATCAAGGTAGAAGGAGGAGATACAGTTGGCTGTGTTGTTGTGGACAAAGAAGGAAAAATAGCTGCTACTTCATCAACCGGAGGTATTTCTGATAAGATTCCTGGGCGCGTTGGAGATTCACCGGTCTTTGGTGCTGGTGCATACGCCAATGATGTAGCCGGGGCCACCGCTACAGGTTATGGCGAACACATAGTCCGCGTCCAATTGACTAGGATGGCAGTGCTTTATATCGAACAAGGCATGGATGTACAAACAGCCTGTGATAAAGCTGTAAATCTGTTCGAAGAAAAAACAGGAAGTGAAGCAGGAGTTATCGCTGTGGACCGCGATGGAAATCATGGCTGGGCCCTAAATACCAAAGCAATGCCTTCTGTGGTTATTTCCGATTCGATTGATAACATGAAATCCGAAACCTTCTATGATCAAGAGCCAAATTCAAAGGAGTGATTAAGTAGAATGCCGAATTCCAAAGAGCTGGACGAATACATCAAGGGTGGAAAGGCCATTGTGTGGCCCAAGAGATTCGCCGTAACAAAAGCTGAAGAACCAAACTGCAGTTGTTTTGCAGTTATCCAAGATTATAATGAAATCACCCTCATTGTTGAAGAAAAGAAACTAGATACCGTTCCTGCCATCGAAGTTGAGCGTGGGTGGCGCATGATTACCTTCGATATGGTTCTACACTTTGGTGTTGTAGGCTTCTTGGCTCGGATAGCTCAAGCTCTTGCAGAAGCTGGAATACCCATCTTTACATTATCCGCTTACTCAACAGATCACATTCTCGTTAAGCAGGATAACCTTGACAAGGCAGTTTATGTTTTGGAATCTCTAGATTTGATTGTAACAGAACAAGAAGAGATGTAGATGTCAGATACCTTCTACTCCGAAGATGTTTCCTTCAGAAAGCGCTCTATAATTGATGAGTAATCGTTGTACGTACGGAGGCCGGGCAGTCTACCTACGGGTTCACCATTCTTGAAAACCACTACCATAGGAACTGATTGTACGCCAAACTGCTGTGCGGCACGCTGGTTTCTATCGATATCGATTTTGCCGATAAAAGCCTCGCCTTCATAGTCCTGAGCTAAGCGTTGAAATATCGGCGTTAGAGCCTTACAGGGACCACACCATTCTGCAAAGAAGTCAACTAAAGCAATGTTTGTTTTCTTGAGAGTTGACCAGAAATTTTGTTCTGTTAAATGTTCAACAGTCCCCTTTGCCAACGGCTCTCGAACTTCTGACTGTTGAGAACGACGGATGAGCTCTTGCATCTTCCGCTGTCTGATTTTGGCAAGTTCTTCATCTTCGGTCATTGTCTTCAACACCGCGTGTGCATCTGACTTGCACAACCGGTAAAAAGTCTTTGGAAAGTCCCCATTCCTCCCCAGAATTTCAAACCTGTGTCACATTCACGAGAAAAATTGCATCAAGATCAGTATATGAGGGGGTATTGAATACGAAGCAAATGACATATCTACCATTCATTTTGTTGAGTCCCCAGTTGTTATATGGCAATAACCATGCCAAAAGACTCAGGAAGAATTGAGAATGGCGGAAGGCGAGAGAATCTATTATGCCATGATACTTGCCTGCATGTTTTTCTGGGGCGGCAGCTGGGTATCAGGGAAGATCCTAGTAGATGTTGCTCCCCCGTTTACGATTGGTTTCTTTCGATTCTTGATTGCCTCTCTGCTTTTCGTGCCGCTCCTATTCCTAAAACGGAATTCTCTTGAGACAAATCTCTCCCGAAGAGACTACGGATATATCGTCTCTCTTGGACTCACAGGCATCTTCGGCTATGGTATTCTCTTTCTTACCGGTATGCGCTTCACAACGGCTGCGCAGGGTTCAATAATAGCTGGCGTAAATCCAGCTTCGGTCAGTCTCTGGGCACATATTATACACAAAGAGAAGCTAGGATCCAAGTGGCGCTATATTGGCTTCATTTTGAGCTTCCTCGGGATTGTATTTGTAATCGGGGTGCAATCCCTCATCAATTTCAGACTAGAGTATCTGATTGGCAACCTCATCATCTTGGGAGCGATGATCCTGTGGGGAATCTATTCCTCTATAGGCAAGTCTGCTATGAGGAACATGACCTCAATTCAGGCTACAGCGGGTGGAACGTTTGTAGGAACTGTGTTCTTCGCAGCAGGAGCCGTAGTTGAAGGTTTCTGGACTCTACCCGCTATGGTAGACCCTTTCTTCTGGTTACAAGTTGCGTTCCTAGGCATACTTGTGACATTTGTTAGTTTTCTATTCTACTTCCATGCAATCAAGAATCTGGGGGCTACGAGAACAAGTGTATTCATCAATCTAGTGCCCGTATTTGGCACAACTCTTTCTATTCTGCTTCTCCATGAACCAATCT from Candidatus Lokiarchaeota archaeon harbors:
- a CDS encoding prolyl oligopeptidase family serine peptidase, producing the protein MPSGSSFERYLAVETAGGAVWHPDKKRIAFAYNAPGFYQIYTADITRGKPLWPTRLTFEDDRCTDPHYLSDGTLMFARDYGGDENFQFGLIDGYDMQWISDDLEAKHEFAHATENAIYYIANIEDKSRLDIYRRRIPLSSSEPELLFKPDEGIVIPRTPSPDDSKVILDKYRGNVDQELLLLDTEEETVRSLTGELSKGKSVRWESARWIDSDTLVVMSDLESDKRRLGVLSLHGTFKLIEDTDPPLEHEVEEIAYANGDPFTYFTENVEGYSEIYRGKFQKDGSIEDLERINPPLKGVVESGDARSFLSGLSVSPDGDYLALTLSAPNKPTNVWVVELDDRLAWKATDVNTAGLDPNSFVDASLENYESFDTLTVPYFRYLPEGQMPENGWPAILVIHGGPESQIRPGFSPVIQFMLSSGYAVIAPNIRGSTGYGRKYMDLDNVEKRLDSTHDIQQLASHLKTDVESINGDKLIIYGGSYGGFAVLSSITEYPDLWTAAVDIVGISNFVTFLENTADWRRSLREAEYGSLEDDREILEQISPIHKVDKIECPLFIIQGENDERVPLSESIQIYEEVKAKGIPVELLRYPDEGHGLSKLKNRIDAYSQVLDWLNDIVTK
- a CDS encoding ACT domain-containing protein; this translates as MPNSKELDEYIKGGKAIVWPKRFAVTKAEEPNCSCFAVIQDYNEITLIVEEKKLDTVPAIEVERGWRMITFDMVLHFGVVGFLARIAQALAEAGIPIFTLSAYSTDHILVKQDNLDKAVYVLESLDLIVTEQEEM
- the trxA gene encoding thioredoxin translates to MTEDEELAKIRQRKMQELIRRSQQSEVREPLAKGTVEHLTEQNFWSTLKKTNIALVDFFAEWCGPCKALTPIFQRLAQDYEGEAFIGKIDIDRNQRAAQQFGVQSVPMVVVFKNGEPVGRLPGLRTYNDYSSIIERFLKETSSE
- a CDS encoding EamA family transporter, with product MAEGERIYYAMILACMFFWGGSWVSGKILVDVAPPFTIGFFRFLIASLLFVPLLFLKRNSLETNLSRRDYGYIVSLGLTGIFGYGILFLTGMRFTTAAQGSIIAGVNPASVSLWAHIIHKEKLGSKWRYIGFILSFLGIVFVIGVQSLINFRLEYLIGNLIILGAMILWGIYSSIGKSAMRNMTSIQATAGGTFVGTVFFAAGAVVEGFWTLPAMVDPFFWLQVAFLGILVTFVSFLFYFHAIKNLGATRTSVFINLVPVFGTTLSILLLHEPIYWTFIVGLILVVIGILIINYPETDRERTYQAALTTQDT
- a CDS encoding asparaginase; the encoded protein is MVATLNLPIIIVHGGAGKWKDERIPVGLEEVQKAAKVGFKILQNGGTALDAAEGCTVYMESCGNLNAGIGARKTIDGIRELDAMIIDGSKLESGAVMAVKGVRHPTPLARYVMEETKYNQIAGEGARLLYQEMISKGYREESEPGYPEPKIKVEGGDTVGCVVVDKEGKIAATSSTGGISDKIPGRVGDSPVFGAGAYANDVAGATATGYGEHIVRVQLTRMAVLYIEQGMDVQTACDKAVNLFEEKTGSEAGVIAVDRDGNHGWALNTKAMPSVVISDSIDNMKSETFYDQEPNSKE